In the Chroococcidiopsis sp. SAG 2025 genome, one interval contains:
- a CDS encoding cation:proton antiporter has protein sequence MEHLLHIFAAAPASESITKEPIVPFLILLLVILFVPLVFERFLKVPGLVGLLAAGVVLGPQGLRILERGAPPMDLLPDIGLVYLMFVAGLEIDMEQFRQTRNRSLTFGSFTFMVPLIVGTAVGLLFFPGKWNASILIGSLFASHTLLAYPIVSRLGVVKNEAVTVTIGATIFTDIGALLVLAICVAIHQGDFSATRLATLIGSLVIYSVVVLFGFDRAGKEFFKRSGDDQGNQFLFVLLAVFLAAVGAQLIGVEKIVGAFLAGLAVNDAVGEGPVKEKVLFVGSVLFIPIFFVSLGLLIDIPAFIASVNSITLTLAIVTGLIVSKFLAAYFAKLIYRYKWNEMLTMWSLSVPQVGATLAATLVGYEAGLLTKEVLNSVIVLLLVTATLGPLVTSRVAPTLIDATQDLEPEPVSPYWSTGETATHPFGVLVPVYNPKTERYLIEMAALLARQAQGRILPLAIAKATAHMDAPQLEAAFKRGDTLLENATDLSRELGVEAEPLLRIDDAIAQGISRAAKEQHASLIVMGWGQRTSLRARLFGNVIDSVLWAAHCPVAVSRLLKSPKEFRQILVPVENITLQAVSVLRFVSLLAAANGAHIVVLHICDRNTTPARVAWIQSQLSLLVDKLALPNHPEIRIKPHPNVTQAILEVAKDCDLVVIRSTRRRTSAGGLTIADTTTQLIGAIACSLIMLGEPQPASFSGRSEE, from the coding sequence ATGGAACATCTACTACACATATTTGCTGCTGCACCAGCTTCTGAAAGCATCACCAAAGAGCCGATAGTTCCGTTTTTAATTCTGCTCCTAGTTATCTTATTCGTACCGCTGGTATTCGAGCGCTTCTTGAAAGTTCCAGGATTAGTCGGATTGCTGGCAGCAGGGGTAGTGCTGGGTCCCCAAGGGTTACGGATACTGGAGCGGGGAGCGCCACCAATGGATCTGCTGCCAGATATCGGGCTAGTTTATCTGATGTTTGTGGCAGGCTTGGAAATTGACATGGAGCAATTTCGACAAACACGGAATCGCTCCCTAACTTTTGGTAGCTTTACTTTCATGGTCCCCCTGATTGTAGGTACAGCAGTAGGACTATTGTTCTTTCCTGGTAAATGGAACGCTTCTATCCTCATTGGTTCCCTGTTTGCTTCCCATACCTTACTGGCATATCCGATCGTCAGCCGCTTGGGAGTCGTGAAAAATGAAGCTGTCACAGTCACGATTGGGGCGACTATCTTCACCGATATTGGTGCGTTGTTAGTACTAGCCATTTGTGTAGCTATTCATCAGGGTGATTTTTCTGCTACCCGACTAGCCACTTTAATTGGCTCTTTGGTCATCTATTCAGTCGTAGTTTTGTTTGGATTCGATCGCGCAGGTAAAGAATTTTTCAAGCGTTCGGGCGACGATCAGGGCAATCAGTTTTTATTTGTCTTATTAGCAGTATTTCTGGCAGCAGTAGGCGCTCAATTAATTGGGGTAGAAAAGATTGTCGGCGCTTTCCTGGCTGGCTTGGCGGTGAACGATGCTGTTGGAGAAGGACCAGTCAAAGAAAAAGTGCTGTTTGTCGGCAGCGTCTTGTTTATTCCAATTTTCTTTGTCAGCCTTGGATTACTGATTGATATTCCCGCTTTCATTGCCAGCGTTAACTCCATCACGCTAACTTTAGCTATTGTCACTGGTCTGATCGTTAGTAAGTTTTTAGCAGCATATTTTGCCAAACTGATTTATCGCTACAAGTGGAATGAAATGCTGACCATGTGGTCTTTATCAGTGCCACAGGTAGGAGCAACTCTAGCAGCTACGCTAGTAGGTTACGAAGCAGGATTGTTGACTAAAGAGGTGTTAAACAGCGTCATCGTACTGTTACTCGTAACTGCAACTCTCGGACCACTGGTCACGAGTCGGGTAGCCCCTACCTTGATCGATGCTACCCAAGACTTAGAGCCAGAACCAGTATCGCCTTATTGGAGTACAGGCGAAACGGCAACACATCCATTTGGTGTCTTGGTTCCCGTTTATAACCCGAAAACAGAGCGTTATTTAATTGAAATGGCAGCTTTACTCGCTCGCCAAGCTCAGGGTAGAATCCTTCCTCTAGCGATCGCCAAAGCTACCGCTCATATGGATGCACCCCAATTAGAAGCAGCCTTTAAACGCGGCGATACCCTACTAGAAAATGCCACCGACTTAAGCCGCGAACTAGGAGTAGAAGCAGAACCTTTATTAAGGATTGACGATGCGATCGCTCAAGGAATTAGTCGCGCTGCCAAAGAGCAACACGCTAGTTTAATTGTCATGGGCTGGGGACAACGCACTAGTTTACGCGCCCGCTTATTTGGTAATGTCATCGATAGCGTTTTATGGGCAGCTCACTGTCCGGTAGCTGTTAGCCGCTTACTCAAATCGCCCAAAGAATTTAGACAAATCTTAGTCCCAGTAGAGAATATTACATTACAAGCAGTTAGCGTCCTGAGATTTGTCAGTTTGTTAGCCGCAGCAAATGGAGCACATATTGTTGTGTTACACATCTGCGATCGCAATACAACTCCAGCCAGAGTCGCTTGGATACAATCGCAACTCTCTCTGTTGGTTGATAAGCTGGCTTTACCAAACCACCCAGAAATTCGCATTAAGCCTCACCCTAACGTCACTCAAGCAATTCTAGAAGTAGCTAAAGACTGCGATCTCGTCGTCATACGTTCCACTAGGCGACGAACGAGTGCTGGCGGTTTAACAATCGCCGACACTACAACCCAGTTGATCGGAGCGATCGCTTGTTCTTTGATCATGCTAGGCGAACCACAACCAGCCAGCTTTTCAGGGAGGAGCGAGGAGTGA